In one Longimicrobium sp. genomic region, the following are encoded:
- the aroQ gene encoding type II 3-dehydroquinate dehydratase, which yields MRIAVLHGPNLNLLGRREPEVYGRQTLDDVNAALGVLARELGVQAEAYQSNHEGQLVDFVQQAAGRVDGFVVNAGAYTHTSIALADALAGVARPYVEVHVSNVFARERFRHRSYLAGNAVGVVSGFGLDSYRLGFRALVEHLQGQEEKQEATEVLSPKS from the coding sequence GTGAGGATCGCCGTCCTGCACGGCCCCAACCTGAACCTGCTGGGGCGCCGCGAGCCCGAGGTGTACGGGCGCCAGACGCTGGACGACGTGAACGCCGCGCTGGGCGTGCTGGCGCGCGAGCTGGGCGTGCAGGCCGAGGCGTACCAGTCCAACCACGAGGGCCAGCTGGTGGATTTCGTCCAGCAGGCGGCCGGGCGGGTGGATGGATTCGTGGTGAACGCGGGCGCGTACACGCACACCAGCATCGCGCTGGCCGACGCGCTGGCGGGAGTTGCGCGCCCGTACGTGGAGGTGCACGTTAGCAACGTCTTTGCCCGGGAACGCTTCCGCCACCGGTCGTACCTGGCCGGCAACGCGGTGGGAGTGGTCTCGGGCTTCGGGCTGGACAGCTATCGGCTGGGGTTCAGGGCGCTGGTGGAGCATCTGCAGGGGCAGGAAGAAAAGCAGGAAGCAACAGAAGTCCTAAGTCCCAAGTCCTAA
- a CDS encoding CoA transferase, with product MAESPAPLAGLRVLDLSRVLAGPLCTMVLGDLGADVVKVERPGTGDDTRTWGPPWAQGPAGREAAYYLCVNRNKRSLAADLKTEEGREIVRRLAADADVVVENFAPGTMERAGLGYDALAAANPRLVWCTITGYGSDGPEAGRPGYDFAVQARAGWMAITGEPEGAPMKVGVAVVDVLTGQNAAIAILAALREREGSGRGQRVEVTLFDSAVAGLINVAQAALVTGREPARWGNQHVTIVPYQTFDASDRPFVLAVGNDGQWRRLCAAVGAEALLADARFAGNPGRVEHRAEVVAPLAALFLTRTAAEWLGILEAAGVPCSPVQSVREALSDPVLTERGGVWPARGDTYGAIATIAPPFRFSRTPPSLRRPPPALGEHTAEVAADGWG from the coding sequence ATGGCCGAATCCCCCGCCCCGCTCGCCGGGCTGCGCGTGCTCGACCTCAGCCGCGTGCTGGCGGGGCCGCTGTGCACGATGGTGCTGGGCGACCTGGGCGCCGACGTGGTGAAGGTCGAGCGCCCCGGCACCGGCGACGACACCCGCACCTGGGGCCCGCCGTGGGCCCAGGGCCCGGCCGGGCGCGAGGCCGCCTACTACCTGTGCGTGAACCGCAACAAGCGCTCGCTGGCCGCCGACCTGAAGACGGAGGAGGGGCGGGAGATCGTCCGCCGCCTGGCCGCGGACGCCGACGTGGTGGTGGAGAACTTCGCGCCGGGGACGATGGAGCGCGCGGGACTGGGATACGACGCCCTGGCCGCCGCCAACCCGCGCCTGGTGTGGTGCACCATCACCGGCTACGGGAGCGACGGCCCCGAGGCGGGGCGGCCCGGCTACGACTTCGCGGTGCAGGCCCGCGCGGGGTGGATGGCCATCACCGGCGAGCCGGAGGGCGCGCCGATGAAGGTGGGTGTCGCCGTGGTGGACGTGCTCACCGGCCAGAACGCGGCCATCGCCATCCTCGCGGCGCTGCGCGAGCGGGAGGGCAGCGGGCGCGGGCAGCGCGTGGAGGTCACGCTGTTCGACAGCGCCGTCGCCGGGCTCATCAACGTGGCGCAGGCGGCGCTGGTCACGGGGCGCGAGCCGGCGCGCTGGGGGAACCAGCACGTCACCATCGTCCCCTACCAGACCTTCGACGCATCCGACCGCCCCTTCGTGCTGGCCGTGGGCAACGACGGGCAGTGGCGGCGGCTCTGCGCGGCCGTCGGCGCGGAGGCGCTGCTGGCCGACGCGCGCTTCGCCGGGAACCCCGGCCGCGTGGAGCACCGCGCCGAGGTGGTCGCGCCGCTCGCCGCCCTCTTCCTCACCCGCACCGCCGCGGAGTGGCTCGGCATCCTCGAGGCCGCGGGCGTCCCCTGCTCCCCCGTGCAGTCGGTGCGCGAGGCGCTGTCCGACCCGGTGCTCACCGAACGCGGCGGAGTGTGGCCCGCGCGCGGCGACACCTATGGCGCCATCGCCACCATCGCCCCGCCCTTCCGCTTCTCCCGCACGCCGCCCTCGCTCCGCCGCCCGCCCCCCGCGCTGGGCGAGCACACCGCGGAAGTCGCCGCGGACGGCTGGGGCTGA
- the accC gene encoding acetyl-CoA carboxylase biotin carboxylase subunit, whose protein sequence is MFRKVLIANRGEIALRVIRACRELGIRTVAVYSEADRESLHVRFADEDVCIGPPQARESYLNIPRIIAAAEVTGADAIHPGYGFLAENAEFSEICQASELTFIGPTPQQIRLMGDKAAARRTMREVGVPIVPGTDAIGDPDEALAQAREIGFPVLIKAAAGGGGKGMRVAQDADDFERQYSMARNEASAAFGDDTVYVEKYLARPRHIEFQILGDSHGRIVHLGERDCSIQRRHQKLIEEAPSPALTPELRREMGDAAVRGAQAIDYVGAGTIEMLLNDDGSFYFMEMNTRIQVEHPVTEMCTGFDLVKEQIRAAAGLPLSLPDLPISLRGHAIECRINAEDPARNFAPSPGTIATFHPPGGPGVRVDTHMYAGYRVPPYYDSLLMKLIVHGSNRGEAIARMRRALAETVIEGVHTTIPFLQAVMDHPAFIAGEVDTKFLERMMSERAAA, encoded by the coding sequence GTGTTCAGAAAGGTATTGATCGCCAACCGCGGCGAGATCGCCCTGCGGGTCATCCGCGCCTGCCGCGAGCTGGGGATCCGCACGGTTGCCGTGTACAGCGAGGCCGACCGCGAGAGCCTGCACGTGCGCTTCGCCGACGAAGACGTGTGCATCGGCCCGCCGCAGGCCCGCGAGAGCTATCTCAACATCCCCCGCATCATCGCCGCGGCCGAGGTGACGGGCGCCGACGCCATCCACCCGGGCTACGGCTTCCTGGCCGAGAACGCCGAGTTCAGCGAGATCTGCCAGGCCAGCGAGCTCACCTTCATCGGCCCCACCCCGCAGCAGATCCGCCTGATGGGCGACAAGGCGGCGGCGCGGCGCACCATGCGCGAGGTGGGCGTGCCCATCGTGCCCGGCACCGACGCCATCGGCGACCCCGACGAGGCGCTGGCGCAGGCGCGCGAGATCGGCTTTCCCGTGCTGATCAAGGCGGCGGCCGGGGGCGGCGGCAAGGGGATGCGGGTGGCGCAGGACGCCGACGACTTCGAGCGGCAGTACTCCATGGCGCGCAACGAGGCGTCGGCCGCCTTCGGCGACGACACCGTGTACGTGGAGAAGTACCTGGCCCGCCCGCGCCACATCGAGTTCCAGATCCTCGGAGATTCGCACGGGCGGATCGTGCACCTGGGCGAGCGCGACTGCTCCATCCAGCGCCGCCACCAGAAGCTGATCGAGGAGGCGCCCTCGCCGGCGCTCACCCCGGAGCTGCGGCGCGAGATGGGCGACGCGGCGGTGCGCGGCGCGCAGGCCATCGACTACGTGGGCGCGGGAACCATCGAGATGCTGCTGAACGACGACGGGTCGTTCTACTTCATGGAGATGAACACCCGCATCCAGGTGGAGCACCCGGTGACGGAGATGTGCACGGGGTTCGACCTGGTGAAGGAGCAGATCCGGGCCGCGGCGGGGCTTCCGCTCTCGCTTCCCGACCTGCCCATCTCCCTGCGCGGCCACGCCATCGAGTGCCGCATCAACGCCGAGGACCCGGCGCGCAACTTCGCCCCCAGCCCGGGGACCATCGCCACCTTCCACCCGCCGGGCGGGCCCGGCGTGCGGGTGGACACGCACATGTACGCGGGGTACCGCGTGCCGCCGTACTACGACTCGCTGCTGATGAAGCTGATCGTGCACGGCTCCAACCGCGGCGAGGCCATCGCGCGGATGCGGCGGGCGCTGGCCGAAACGGTGATCGAGGGGGTGCACACCACCATCCCGTTCCTCCAGGCGGTGATGGACCACCCCGCGTTCATCGCGGGCGAGGTGGACACGAAGTTCCTGGAGCGGATGATGAGCGAGCGGGCCGCGGCATGA
- a CDS encoding SurA N-terminal domain-containing protein — protein sequence MMQMIRSNAGKFMTIIIVGGFLAWMVYGIGMEVTGASGPGDLGSVNGTPITLAAWQQRVQQLEEQARAQGGGRLTAEDTRQIEDQAWNDLVNQILMQQELDRRGIRVTDDEIRFMAMNVPAPQMAQQEIFQSNGQFDINKYRQYLSSPQASDELLAQLEQYYRSVIPESKLREQIGAGTFVPDAQLWRMFRDRNETATVEYVALDLARLAPRTPAVTEAEIRRYYDGHEDEFKRPRTARFTVAVLRTAADDADRQAVLAHAQQVRQQLAAGGDFAAIAKAESSDSVSARQGGSLGTVRKGQMVAPFDSAVWVLPVNEISQPVLTQFGYHLIQVTERGGDTAVVRHILLPVKKDDRVLETLDAKSDTLERVAQSSQGIERAARTVGAAIRQGVTVTDNLPYIPGVGPAMEALNWASGEARDLEPGAHPVSDVMEGEQGLYLVRLDSYLPAGQMTLDEARPQINSMLILQKKREQARAEGEKIVAAVRRGTPLQQAAAARGLAVQTAGPFSRVEGNPALGQATPAVGAAFGTPIGQVSSVVESPGGLFIVRPTARTAADAQQFAQQKEQIRSVLGQQLRQRATARWLDSVKKAANIKDNRAQVLGRA from the coding sequence ATGATGCAGATGATCCGCAGCAATGCCGGGAAGTTCATGACGATCATCATCGTCGGCGGCTTCCTGGCCTGGATGGTTTACGGCATCGGAATGGAAGTCACCGGCGCCAGCGGCCCGGGCGACCTGGGAAGCGTGAACGGCACGCCCATCACCCTGGCCGCCTGGCAGCAGCGCGTGCAGCAGCTCGAGGAGCAGGCGCGCGCGCAGGGCGGCGGGCGCCTTACGGCCGAGGACACCAGGCAGATCGAGGACCAGGCCTGGAACGACCTGGTGAACCAGATCCTCATGCAGCAGGAGCTCGACCGCCGCGGCATCCGCGTGACGGACGACGAGATCCGCTTCATGGCCATGAACGTGCCCGCGCCGCAGATGGCGCAGCAGGAGATCTTCCAGAGCAACGGGCAGTTCGACATCAACAAGTACCGCCAGTACCTGTCCAGCCCGCAGGCCAGCGACGAGCTGCTGGCGCAGCTGGAGCAGTACTACCGCTCGGTGATCCCCGAGAGCAAGCTGCGCGAGCAGATCGGCGCGGGGACCTTCGTGCCCGACGCGCAGCTCTGGCGGATGTTCCGCGACCGCAACGAGACGGCGACCGTGGAGTACGTGGCGCTGGACCTGGCCAGGCTGGCGCCGCGGACCCCCGCGGTGACCGAGGCCGAGATCCGCCGCTACTACGACGGGCACGAGGACGAGTTCAAGCGCCCGCGCACGGCCCGCTTCACCGTGGCCGTGCTGCGCACCGCGGCCGACGACGCCGACCGTCAGGCGGTGCTGGCCCACGCGCAGCAGGTGCGCCAGCAGCTGGCCGCCGGCGGCGACTTCGCGGCGATCGCGAAGGCCGAGTCGTCGGATTCCGTGAGCGCGCGGCAGGGCGGCTCGCTGGGCACCGTGCGCAAGGGGCAGATGGTGGCGCCCTTCGACAGCGCGGTGTGGGTGCTGCCGGTGAACGAGATCTCGCAGCCGGTGCTCACGCAGTTCGGCTACCACCTGATCCAGGTGACCGAGCGCGGCGGCGACACGGCGGTGGTGCGCCACATCCTGCTCCCGGTGAAGAAGGACGACCGGGTGCTGGAGACGCTGGACGCCAAGAGCGACACGCTGGAGCGCGTCGCCCAGTCGTCGCAGGGGATCGAGCGCGCGGCCCGCACGGTGGGCGCTGCGATCCGGCAGGGGGTTACGGTGACCGACAACCTCCCCTACATCCCGGGCGTGGGCCCGGCGATGGAGGCGCTGAACTGGGCCAGCGGCGAGGCGCGCGACCTGGAGCCCGGCGCGCACCCGGTGAGCGACGTGATGGAGGGCGAGCAGGGGCTGTACCTGGTGCGGCTGGACAGCTACCTCCCCGCGGGGCAGATGACGCTGGACGAGGCGCGCCCGCAGATCAACTCCATGCTGATCCTGCAGAAGAAGCGCGAGCAGGCGCGCGCCGAGGGCGAGAAGATCGTGGCCGCGGTGCGCCGCGGCACTCCGCTGCAGCAGGCCGCCGCCGCCCGCGGGCTGGCGGTGCAGACGGCGGGGCCGTTCTCGCGCGTGGAGGGGAACCCGGCGCTGGGCCAGGCCACCCCGGCCGTGGGCGCGGCGTTCGGCACCCCCATCGGGCAGGTGAGCAGCGTCGTAGAGTCACCGGGCGGGCTGTTCATCGTGCGGCCCACCGCGCGCACCGCCGCCGACGCGCAGCAGTTCGCGCAGCAGAAGGAGCAGATCCGCTCGGTGCTGGGCCAGCAGCTGCGCCAGCGCGCCACCGCCCGCTGGCTGGACAGCGTGAAGAAGGCCGCCAACATCAAGGACAACCGCGCGCAGGTGCTCGGCCGGGCGTAA
- a CDS encoding tetratricopeptide repeat protein, protein MPLASALREAGETGKAEELLRENLKRHPGYLSAHVLLGRCLADRGAQAEARNEFQYVLSVDPQNLIALRTLGDMSATGGDPAEARRWYGELLSVDPMNTEARQALAALEGVPQPAAPAPPPATEQDAFGMVEIDSGVSHAADHPAAHADPGTWGDLRLDEPALASPAPEAAPQPPAGNTFEALDFGAVDLDAASAGGALIDGPAADAPAPASGGFDAWGSVDDGQLDIDPSGVEPLPLESFGEAGMDAGLAPAEPHEEHDEHEEVVTETIAELYARQGFPDRAAGVYRELIARRGQEPALVRRLEELEREMAGGGESPIDEDAHGFGAIDLPLMGDDEPATASADESGSVDQQPGATSWLETVDAVVAGSHGAASEDAGSADVISEDVTADAGAADFSAIDLPAGLDLPSGETPEPAAAASNEDAFAAAEPTGDAFADSFANGFEGAEATAATESGRQEWAAPTVEESEAVPELASAAAFASTMEEAPAAEPSPAAGAAEEPAHGGHTISAYLTAILTWRPGAAAPASPKSPAAEAAFAAPPADDAPPAGRPWDEETLGAAEEQPPMDEPWIATGPAVADQPSEPDQVFTSAPAADADADEPWAVPAEEEAPSELEPWGLMPEQVPPGVDASAGADAEPQAEPWAAEETSAEEAEDLPWLGTGADEPEAGTEPAAPAQPSAGEEPMPWEAPFELSPEVPQEPSAERPAPRQEPTVEPAGGFSFEDFFAERPAEPEAAPVPEPAPPALPEPITAAPATPPAQPAPQQQAGGEEDEDLESFQAWLQSLKR, encoded by the coding sequence ATGCCGCTGGCCAGCGCCCTGCGCGAGGCGGGCGAAACGGGGAAGGCCGAGGAGCTGCTGCGCGAGAACCTGAAGCGCCACCCCGGCTACCTGAGCGCGCACGTGCTGCTGGGGCGGTGCCTGGCCGACCGGGGTGCGCAAGCCGAGGCGCGCAACGAGTTCCAGTACGTTCTCTCGGTCGACCCGCAGAACCTGATCGCGCTGCGCACGCTGGGCGACATGTCGGCCACCGGCGGCGACCCCGCCGAGGCGCGCCGCTGGTACGGCGAGCTCCTCTCGGTCGACCCCATGAACACCGAGGCGCGGCAGGCGCTGGCCGCGCTCGAGGGCGTCCCGCAGCCCGCCGCTCCCGCGCCACCGCCCGCGACCGAGCAGGACGCCTTCGGGATGGTGGAGATCGATTCCGGCGTGTCGCACGCCGCCGACCACCCCGCCGCGCACGCCGACCCCGGCACCTGGGGCGACCTCCGGCTCGACGAGCCCGCGCTCGCCTCCCCCGCGCCCGAAGCCGCGCCGCAGCCGCCCGCCGGGAACACCTTCGAGGCGCTGGACTTCGGCGCCGTCGATCTCGACGCGGCGTCCGCCGGGGGCGCGCTGATCGATGGGCCCGCGGCGGACGCGCCGGCCCCGGCCTCGGGCGGGTTCGACGCCTGGGGGTCGGTGGACGACGGGCAGCTGGACATCGACCCGTCCGGCGTGGAGCCGCTGCCGCTGGAGAGCTTCGGCGAGGCCGGGATGGACGCCGGCCTCGCGCCCGCCGAGCCCCACGAGGAGCACGACGAGCACGAGGAGGTGGTCACCGAGACCATCGCCGAGCTGTACGCGCGGCAGGGGTTCCCCGACCGCGCGGCCGGCGTCTACCGCGAGCTGATCGCCCGCCGCGGCCAGGAGCCCGCGCTCGTCCGCAGGCTGGAAGAGCTGGAGCGGGAGATGGCCGGCGGCGGCGAGTCACCCATCGATGAGGACGCGCACGGCTTCGGCGCCATCGACCTCCCGCTGATGGGAGATGACGAGCCCGCCACCGCGTCGGCCGATGAATCGGGATCGGTAGATCAGCAGCCCGGCGCCACCTCCTGGCTGGAGACGGTGGACGCCGTCGTCGCCGGATCGCACGGCGCGGCATCGGAAGACGCCGGATCCGCCGACGTCATCTCCGAAGACGTCACCGCGGACGCGGGCGCCGCCGATTTCTCCGCGATCGACCTCCCCGCCGGCCTCGACCTCCCCTCCGGCGAGACGCCGGAGCCCGCCGCCGCCGCATCCAACGAAGACGCGTTCGCCGCCGCCGAGCCGACGGGCGACGCGTTCGCCGATTCGTTCGCCAACGGCTTCGAGGGCGCGGAGGCGACGGCTGCGACGGAGAGCGGGCGCCAGGAGTGGGCAGCGCCCACGGTCGAGGAGAGCGAGGCCGTCCCCGAGCTGGCATCCGCCGCCGCGTTCGCGAGCACGATGGAGGAGGCGCCCGCCGCGGAGCCGTCTCCCGCGGCCGGGGCTGCCGAGGAGCCCGCGCACGGCGGCCACACCATCTCCGCCTACCTGACGGCGATCCTCACCTGGCGCCCGGGCGCGGCCGCCCCCGCATCTCCCAAATCCCCCGCCGCCGAGGCCGCGTTCGCCGCGCCGCCGGCCGACGATGCGCCGCCCGCCGGGCGCCCGTGGGACGAGGAGACGCTGGGCGCCGCGGAAGAGCAGCCGCCGATGGACGAGCCGTGGATCGCCACCGGCCCCGCCGTCGCCGACCAGCCCTCCGAGCCGGACCAGGTCTTCACCTCCGCCCCCGCCGCGGACGCCGATGCGGACGAGCCGTGGGCCGTCCCCGCCGAGGAAGAGGCGCCGTCCGAGCTGGAGCCGTGGGGATTGATGCCCGAGCAGGTCCCCCCCGGCGTGGACGCATCCGCCGGCGCGGACGCGGAGCCGCAGGCCGAGCCCTGGGCGGCGGAGGAGACGTCCGCGGAGGAGGCGGAAGATCTTCCCTGGCTCGGCACCGGCGCGGACGAGCCGGAAGCGGGAACGGAACCTGCGGCCCCCGCGCAGCCCTCTGCCGGCGAGGAGCCGATGCCGTGGGAGGCGCCTTTCGAGCTGTCGCCCGAGGTGCCGCAGGAGCCCTCGGCCGAGCGCCCCGCGCCGCGGCAGGAGCCCACGGTGGAGCCCGCCGGCGGGTTCAGCTTCGAGGACTTCTTCGCCGAGCGCCCCGCCGAGCCGGAAGCGGCGCCCGTCCCCGAGCCGGCGCCGCCCGCGCTGCCCGAGCCCATCACCGCCGCGCCGGCCACGCCCCCCGCGCAGCCCGCGCCGCAGCAGCAGGCCGGCGGCGAGGAGGACGAGGACCTGGAGAGCTTCCAGGCGTGGCTGCAGAGCCTGAAGCGGTGA
- the accB gene encoding acetyl-CoA carboxylase biotin carboxyl carrier protein, protein MDLEFLRGLIGAVDESGIDSLEISRGGTRIRISKTPPPAPVSAGAPMSAAPAHMHMPPVHEVGIQRPAGGGAPAQEAAAPAAAPPVSNLVEIKSPMVGTFYRAPAPEAPPYVENGSKVGKGQTLCILEAMKLMNELESDVAGTVREVCVENGEPVEYGQVLFRIEPAA, encoded by the coding sequence ATCGACCTCGAATTCCTGCGCGGCCTGATCGGCGCCGTCGACGAGAGCGGGATCGACTCGCTGGAGATCTCGCGCGGCGGCACCCGCATCCGCATCTCCAAGACGCCGCCGCCCGCGCCCGTGTCGGCCGGCGCGCCCATGTCCGCGGCGCCCGCGCACATGCACATGCCGCCGGTGCACGAGGTGGGGATCCAGCGCCCGGCCGGCGGCGGCGCGCCCGCGCAGGAAGCGGCCGCCCCCGCCGCCGCGCCCCCGGTCAGCAACCTGGTGGAGATCAAGTCGCCGATGGTGGGCACCTTCTACCGGGCCCCCGCGCCCGAGGCGCCGCCGTACGTGGAGAACGGGAGCAAGGTCGGCAAGGGCCAGACGCTCTGCATTCTCGAGGCGATGAAGCTGATGAACGAGCTGGAGAGCGACGTGGCCGGCACCGTGCGCGAGGTGTGCGTGGAGAACGGCGAGCCGGTGGAGTACGGCCAGGTGCTCTTCCGCATCGAGCCGGCGGCCTGA
- the efp gene encoding elongation factor P — protein MATTADFRNGMTLSIDGTLFTLLWFQHHKPGKGNTVVRSRMKNVLTGAVLEKTWRAGEKIDEVRLEHRPVTYTYSDGHLYHFMDAQTYEDVPINAEVIGDDQLKYLKEGMECEGLVHNEKVISVELPYFVTLQVVETDPGVRGDTATGGTKPAKLETGAVVQVPLFLNEGDVIRVDRREDKYIERAK, from the coding sequence GTGGCGACTACGGCCGACTTCCGGAACGGCATGACCCTGAGCATCGACGGGACGCTGTTCACCCTCCTCTGGTTCCAGCACCACAAGCCCGGCAAGGGCAACACGGTGGTGCGCTCGCGCATGAAGAACGTGCTCACCGGCGCGGTGCTGGAGAAGACGTGGCGCGCGGGCGAGAAGATCGACGAGGTGCGGCTGGAGCACCGGCCCGTGACCTACACGTACAGCGACGGGCACCTGTACCACTTCATGGACGCCCAGACCTACGAAGACGTGCCGATCAACGCCGAGGTCATCGGCGACGACCAGCTGAAGTACCTCAAGGAGGGGATGGAGTGCGAGGGGCTGGTGCACAACGAGAAGGTGATCTCGGTGGAGCTCCCCTACTTCGTGACCCTGCAGGTGGTGGAGACCGACCCCGGCGTGCGCGGCGACACGGCCACCGGCGGAACCAAGCCGGCCAAGCTGGAGACCGGCGCCGTGGTGCAGGTGCCGCTGTTCCTGAACGAGGGCGACGTGATCCGCGTCGACCGCCGCGAAGACAAGTACATCGAGCGCGCGAAATGA
- a CDS encoding 2-phosphosulfolactate phosphatase has protein sequence MKLDVLLTPGELMPGDIAERTVVVIDVLRASSTIVQALAAGAKALFPVASIEEALRLANTLGRDEVLLCGERKSLPIEGFDLGNSPGDFTPERVGGKTLVMSTTNGTGAMMAAAAASRVVVGSFLNLQAVVDELARTGAEPVFLCSGRETKFGLEDAVCAGKMAAALMEQAEDAAWELNDGALAALALADRYGDLDELFGQVGAGKQIADAGLGEDLAFCARVDQLDVIPVLHDRQISLAPAAVES, from the coding sequence ATGAAGCTGGACGTACTGCTGACCCCCGGCGAGCTGATGCCGGGCGACATCGCCGAGCGCACGGTGGTGGTGATCGACGTGCTCCGCGCCAGCAGCACCATCGTGCAGGCGCTGGCCGCCGGCGCGAAGGCGCTCTTCCCCGTAGCGTCGATCGAGGAGGCGCTGCGCCTGGCCAACACGCTGGGGCGCGACGAGGTGCTGCTCTGCGGCGAGCGCAAGTCGCTTCCCATCGAGGGGTTCGACCTGGGGAACTCGCCGGGCGACTTCACCCCTGAACGGGTGGGCGGGAAGACGCTGGTGATGAGCACGACCAACGGGACGGGGGCGATGATGGCCGCCGCGGCCGCGTCGCGCGTGGTGGTGGGCTCGTTCCTGAACCTGCAGGCGGTGGTCGACGAGCTGGCGCGCACCGGCGCCGAGCCGGTGTTCCTCTGCTCGGGGCGCGAGACCAAGTTCGGGCTGGAGGACGCGGTCTGCGCGGGGAAGATGGCCGCCGCGCTGATGGAGCAGGCGGAGGACGCCGCGTGGGAGCTGAACGACGGCGCGCTGGCCGCGCTGGCGCTGGCCGACCGCTACGGCGACCTGGACGAGCTCTTCGGGCAGGTGGGCGCCGGGAAGCAGATCGCGGACGCGGGGCTGGGCGAGGACCTGGCCTTCTGCGCCCGCGTGGACCAGCTCGACGTGATCCCCGTCCTCCACGACCGCCAGATCAGCCTCGCCCCCGCGGCGGTCGAAAGCTGA
- a CDS encoding DUF433 domain-containing protein, translated as MMDWSTCAAVERDPERVSGAWIFRGTRVPVAALFENLENGIAVGEFVTLFPGVTLGQVRTVLEHAARSAVAA; from the coding sequence ATGATGGACTGGTCTACCTGTGCCGCGGTGGAGCGCGATCCCGAGCGCGTGAGCGGAGCCTGGATCTTTCGGGGGACCCGGGTGCCGGTCGCGGCCCTGTTCGAGAACCTGGAGAACGGGATCGCGGTCGGTGAGTTCGTGACCCTCTTTCCCGGGGTCACGCTAGGCCAGGTGCGGACCGTGCTCGAGCACGCCGCTCGAAGCGCAGTCGCGGCGTAG
- a CDS encoding type IV pilus twitching motility protein PilT produces MTISTAEAAPKPAAGREFNLREALEELVRRGGSDLHLKVGRPPVVRVNGDLQETPLAVLRPEDIKRCAEQTLSPKQREVFAERKEIDFAIGVQGLGRFRTNIFQQRGTLGMAFRAIPVDVPSLETLELPAALEEIAQLPRGLVLVTGITGSGKSTTLAAMIRKLNEQRAVNIVTIEDPIEFLHRDIKSMISQREVGADTLSFHDALRHVLRQDPDVIMLGEIRDRPSMETVLKAADTGHMVMSTLHTTDAAQTINRIISFFPPHQHAEIRQVLANALKAIVSLRLIPRADKPGRVPAAEVLVNTATISELIRKGDDLVTIPDHIAEGRVQYGMQTFDQSLLELYSKGWISYAWAMHYASNPSEFALRVSGVSPGEQEVWQGAPETLK; encoded by the coding sequence ATGACCATCTCCACCGCCGAGGCCGCGCCGAAGCCCGCCGCGGGCCGCGAGTTCAACCTGCGCGAGGCGCTGGAGGAGCTGGTGCGCCGCGGGGGCAGCGACCTGCACCTGAAGGTGGGGCGCCCCCCGGTGGTGCGCGTGAACGGCGACCTGCAGGAAACCCCGCTCGCGGTGCTGCGCCCCGAGGACATCAAGCGCTGCGCCGAGCAGACCTTGAGCCCCAAGCAGCGCGAGGTGTTCGCCGAGCGGAAGGAGATCGACTTCGCCATCGGCGTGCAGGGGCTGGGGCGCTTCCGCACCAACATCTTCCAGCAGCGCGGCACGCTGGGGATGGCCTTCCGCGCCATCCCCGTCGACGTGCCCTCGCTGGAAACGCTGGAGCTTCCCGCCGCGCTGGAGGAGATCGCGCAGCTTCCCCGCGGGCTGGTGCTGGTGACGGGGATCACGGGCTCGGGGAAGTCGACGACGCTCGCCGCGATGATCCGCAAGCTGAACGAGCAGCGCGCGGTGAACATCGTGACCATCGAGGACCCGATCGAGTTCCTGCACCGCGACATCAAGAGCATGATCAGCCAGCGCGAGGTGGGGGCCGACACGCTCTCGTTCCACGACGCGCTGCGCCACGTGCTGCGGCAGGACCCCGACGTGATCATGCTGGGCGAGATCCGCGACCGCCCGAGCATGGAGACCGTGCTGAAGGCCGCCGACACGGGGCACATGGTGATGAGCACGCTGCACACCACCGACGCGGCGCAGACCATCAACCGCATCATCTCGTTCTTCCCGCCCCACCAGCACGCCGAGATCCGGCAGGTGCTGGCCAACGCGCTGAAGGCCATCGTCTCGCTGCGCCTGATCCCCCGCGCCGACAAACCGGGGCGCGTGCCGGCGGCCGAGGTGCTGGTGAACACCGCCACCATCAGCGAGCTGATCCGCAAGGGCGACGACCTGGTGACCATCCCCGACCACATTGCCGAGGGGCGGGTGCAGTACGGGATGCAGACCTTCGACCAGAGCCTGCTGGAGCTGTACTCCAAAGGGTGGATCAGCTACGCCTGGGCCATGCACTACGCGTCCAACCCCAGCGAGTTCGCCCTGCGCGTCTCCGGCGTGAGTCCGGGGGAGCAGGAGGTCTGGCAGGGTGCGCCCGAAACCCTCAAGTGA